The Infirmifilum lucidum DNA segment GAAGTCAGAGGCGAGCATTACTACAAGCTTAAATACCTGGGTGAGCTTGTAGCCCCCACTCTTGAGATAGACGGGGTACACATGCACAATATTGTCGGCACAACTCCCACGCGCGACGCCATGCGCAAGATTAGCCTCCTGAAAGTAAAGGAGGGGGAGAAGGGGCTTGACGTCTGTACAGGACTGGGCTATACGGCGATCGAAGCATGGCGACGTGGCGCGGAAGTGGTGACAGTGGAGGCCGACGCGAACGTGCTCTACGTCGCAGAGCACAACCCGTTTTCGCGGCAACTAGAGAAGGTAGAGATAGTTCTAGGCGATGCTTTTCAAGTTTTAGACGAGATGCCGGAGGAGGAGTTCGATTTCGTGCTACACGACCCCCCTGTCTTCGCATTTGCTCCACGGCTTTACAGCCGAGAGTTCTACTTGAAGCTCACTAGGATTCTGAAAGAAGGGGGGAGGCTTTTCCACTACACGGGTGCTCCCGGCAAGCACAGGGGGATAGACATACAGAGGGGGGTTATAAAGAGACTGAGGGAAGCTGGCTTCGCAGTCACTCGAGTCGAAAGGGGGTACGGAGTAGTAGCGGTCAAGGTGTGAAAATCAGCGGGGCTCGACTCCTCATCCATCGGGCCTCGCAAAGGCTCATCATTCTCACAGTTACGGGCCCGCCGGGACTTGAACCCGGGACATCCGCCGAGCAGCGGCGACGCCGCCACGTCTACGGCTCCGAAGGCCGCCGCGCTTCCGGACTGCGCCACGGGCCCCTGGCGTCATCTCACCTCCTTGTCATCACTCGTCAGGTGTCAACGCTCAATTCATCCGCCACCTGCACCCTACTTCACGTGCTGTCTGATAAATTTTTTCTAAAGTAGTAACAGAAATCCCGTAGCAGGAAGGACGCTAGTGACTTGATTACTGGATGATAATTGCGGGTCTCGCTGGGAGTGCTTGACGGGCCTTTGGCGCGCCCCTGGCCTCCTCCTCGGACAGAACCCTCACTCTCTTCCCAGTAACCTCCTCGTAGAGGCGTATCGCATCTCTGAGGGTTTGTTCTTCAATCTCTGGACTCACTAATAGGTCTAGCACGTCAGTGTTCTTGACTATAACTTCTACGAGCTTAACAGCCTCCTTCTGGTATCTGCGGTCAAGCTTGCTTAAAGCCTCGCGTATTGCCTGCTGGACTTTCCCGTGCTCGCGGAAGCTCTGGTTTACCATGTTGAGGAAGTCATACTTCCACCTAGAAGGCAGGACTATCGCTATCTCGCCAATACTCTCGCTCTTTATAACTCTCAGTAATTCTTGTATGTCTTGGAGTACTTTCTGTACTATCCTCTCCGCTCTCTCCACCTCGTCATTAATCTTAGCCGCCTCGGGTTCTGGCCAGCGCTCTTTCACGATCAAAGTCCCCTTTCCTATCTTCTCCCATACTTCCTCGGCTATGTGGGGCGTGATCGGGGCAAGTATGAGGGTCTGGAGCTCTATGAAGCGCTTCAGCAGTTCCCTGTTTGGCGTACCCCTGCGCTTCAGGTACCACTTGAAGGCGTTTTGGAGGTTAAACAGGCCCTCCGTTATAACGTTCTTGGTGTTGAGCTTTTCGTATTCCTCCTCGACGTACCTCAGTGTGCGGTTCAAAACACTCTCAAACCACTTGTCGATGAACTTCCACTCGACGTCGCCCTTGCCATAGTTCTCAACAGCAAAGGTATACCACTCATAGAGGAGATCTACGGCTCTTGAGGCGAACTCTGGCTCGAAGTTCCCGTCGTCTAGTCCGGTATTGCCCGCGTAGGCACTCGTTAGCCTTGTCGCATCGGCACCCCAGTAGTCGAGTGCCTCTCTCAGTAGGATGAAGTTGCCCTTGGACTTGGACATCTTCTCGCCAGCCACGTTAATCCAGCCGTTTATTGCGATACCCCTCGGCCAGTGCTCTGGCGGGAAAATTGCTACATGGTGCATTATGAAGAACACGAGGTGGTTCGGCACGAGGTCTTTACCCGAGACTCTGAGGTTCACGGGGTACCAGTAGAGGAACTCCTCTCGCATCTTCTCTACTAACTCAGTGCTGATGCCCAATTTTCTGCTCACTTCCTTGGCATCCCCTATCCCCAAGAAGACATAGTCGAACAACGAGTTGTCGAGCTTTTCCCAGTCTATCCCGTATACCTCTGGGTGCTGGAGATACTTTGAGATAGTGTAGTATGCCATGTAGATCGTTGAGTCGCTTAGTGATTCGAGAACCCACTTCTCGTCCCATGGCAGCGGAGTCCCGAGCTCCCTTTCGTGTGTACACGCCCAATCTTCATACCAGTCTACGAGCCTGTGAAACTCCTGCTTGAGCTCAGCCGGCAGAAAGACCATTGAGTCTATGCACTTGTGGGCTTTAGCCTTCCATTCCCTGTCACTATACCTCAGGAACCACTGATCCTTAACTATTTTCACGTGGGTACGGGCCCCGCACCTGCAGTATACAGGCCTTGGAAGAGTGTAATGCCTCAAGGCGGCGCCTAGGCCGACAAGGTACTTTATTATATCCTCCTTAACTTCGTAGACTCTCTTGCCGCCCCACTTTTCACCATAGACTTCCGTCTTGAGAATACCATTGTAGAACTCCTTGGAGTAGACCTCACGCGTCGCCTCCTCCAGCCTCTCTCTATCGCCTTGGTAGCTAACCCCGTATTTCCTGACCACAGTTTCAGCGGGATACTTACCGTATCCCCCGAGCTCTATCAAGCTTACAGGCTGTACGGCGTCGAGTATGGAGGGATCTACGTTATACCTGTCGAGGAAGTGGGGATCCCGCTTCAAGTCTTCGAGGGCAACCCAGTCGAAGGGCGCGTGGGCAGGCACAGACATCACTACGCCAGTACCTGTGTCGTGCGCCACAAACGTAGCCGGTAGGACGGGAACCCTCCACCCTGTCACGGGATTTAGAGCGTAGTGTCCAACAAACTCCGCCCCTCTTACACGCCCAAGAACCCGGACGCTGTGGCCCTGATCTGCAAGCTCTTCGGCACCGTACGCTCCGAGAACCCACTTCTCCCCATCTACTTCGGCTATAACATATTCTGCATCAGGGTTCACCCAGATATTAACAGCCCCCCATACTGTTTCTGGGCGGTAAGTCAGGCAGGGATACGTGAGGCCGTCCTCCCCCCTGAATTTAACTATTACTACCTCCTCTGGACTCACTCCGGCGTACTCGTCTGGTCTATCGTGATCCCCTACAACCTTTTTCTCCTTGGGGCACCAGACAACGGGGTGTGAGCCCTTTGTTATAAGCCCCTTCTTCCGCAGGAGAGTGTACTGCCACTGGATGAACTTGTTATAAGGGGGGTTGAGGTACGTGGTGAAGAACTCGCGCCTCCAATCAATGGACAAGCCATACCTGCTGAAATCCTCTCTAAAACCCTTTGAGAAGAAGCGCACCCAATACTCCGGATCCTTGAACTTTTCAACGTCCTCATCGCTGATACCCATCGACTTGAGTATGCCAATCTGTTTCGGATCCCCTTCTCTTACCCTCAGAGCAGCGGCGACTATAGGACCCCCTGTGGCGTGCCAGCCCTGGGCAAACAGGACGTTGTAACCTTTCATCCTCTTGAACCTGGCAATTATGTCCACTCTAAGAACAGTGTAGGCAGTTCCTAAGTGGGGGTACGAGTTGATATAGGGGTAGGGGAACGTCACAAAGAACTTGGGTCTACGAGGATCCGGATCCGCCTCAAAAACACCTAGCTCAGCCCAACGCCTCTGCCACTTAGCCTCAATGCTCTTCAGGAAATCCCTCTTCCTCTCGTCAACTTTTGGGAAGCGATCTCTGCTAGCAATAAGGAGCCACCTCTTTCAACTCCTACACTAGCGCGGCTCTAAAAAGCTTTCCCCAGCCTCATCAGCTTTATCTTTTCGAACTACGCCTAAGATATCAAACACATCTCCGCTCCTAACCATCTCCTCGTAGACCTTCCACACTCTCTTTGCCGTGACAAGCCCCGTGAAGAAACCCCTCTCCTCGAGCCTCTCCTTGACGCGATCCACGAAATCCACTGGTTTGATAAGGGGGTCTCGTGACAGGACGTCTAATATAGCCTCCTTAATATCCACATTGTGCGGATAAGCTTTCCTCACAGGACTAAAATGTTATTAGCATGCTATTCTATTTTCTGTCGTGTGGCTCGTAGATAAGGTTCACCAGTTCATCCACTTGAGGATACGTACTCCAGTGACAGCAAGCATTCTCCCAAAGGTCGTGAGGCGATACATAGCGATAAACCTGTATGACGGTACTCTACTCGCTATAGGTGTTGTGGTTAGCTCCATGATGCTTAACCTACCACCCGTGGACACCATTATAAATGGGCTACTAATAGGGCTGTCATCTGCAGTCTCCGGTTTCATGGGAGCTTTCCTTATAGAGCACGCTGAGCTGGCCCGGGAAGTCCAGGAGCTCGAGAAGCACCTCTTCATATCTATAGGCAGAAGGCAGGTCTACCTTGCTGGCCTAGTGCTAAGCCTACTCAATGCTCTGAGTACTCCTACGCCGATAATACTCTCACTTGTACCCTTCGTGCTCGCACACTTCGGATTCCTATCTTCGTTCCTAGCATACATTACCGCCTTCGCGGCGGCTTTCTCCATGTTGTTACTCTTGGGATTCTGGCTCGCAAGGATCGCTAGTGGGAACAGAGCCAAGTATACTCTGCTGGTAATATCCTCTGGAGCCATAATCGTGCTAATAGACCTGCTACTGCACTAGTTTTTTAAGCCTTCATAGGGGTGACGTAGTGTGAGTAAAGAGCCCTCGATTACGCGCATACTTATTGATGCTTTAAAGCCGCGTGATGTCACCATAGTGGAGATTGCACGTTCACTGATTAGCTTAGACAGAATCAGCAGGGTTGAGATTAACGTCGCGGAGGTTGACGTGAGAACCGAGACCCTCAAGATCAACATCGCAGGTAGTAATATTGACCTCAAGGAGGTCGAGAAAATCCTCGAGAAACACGCGACGGTTATCAGGAGTATAGACTACGTGGTGGCCGAGAAGTGAAGGACTTCGAGTTCTACTTAGCGCCCGTCGCTCCAACTATTTTTGGCCGTAAGGGTAGAGCCGAAGACGGGGTTGTTGTTTTTGGAGTTCCCTTTGACAGTTCGTCTTCGCGGATGCCGGGCCAGAGGTTTGCGCCGAGGAGGATACGCGAGGTGTCTGTCGAGCTTGAAACCTTCTCCCCGTCTCTTGGAGTCAGCGTAGAGGAGCTCAGCTTCTACGATGCTGGAGACCTACCAGTAGTAACTGATTATGTCGTGATGCAGGAGCTCGTAGCAAAGGTTGTAGGAGGTTTATCTGAGGCTGGGAAGCTACCCGTAGCTCTCGGAGGAGATCACTCTATAACGTTGCCCATAGTTGCAAAGCTAGTAGAGAAACTCGGCAAGCTACTTGTAGTTGTCTTCGATGCTCACATGGATCTCCGGGACGAATGGCCCTGGGGCGTTCGCTTTTCGCATGCAACAGTGATGAGAAGGTTGCTTGAAGCATCCGAGAAAATCTCTATAGCTTACTATTCTCCTCGTGCTTTCTCAGAGGAGGAGTACAGGTATGCCAAGTCGAGCAGTAGAATCCATGTTCTAGAGAGCGTAGAGAAACTAAAAGATGTGGTGGGCTCTTCGAGCCCTGTATACATCTCGCTCGATATTGACAGCGTGGATCCGGCTTTTGCACCGGGTACGGGAACTCCAGAGCCTATGGGGCTAACGCCACGCGAGGCTGTCACAGCCCTAAGAACAGTCATAGAGCAAGCTGGAGAAGTTGTGGGCTTCGACGTAGTCGAGGTTAACCCCCTCGTGGACTGCAACGACATAACATCGTTGCTAGCCGCTAAACTAGTAATGGAGTTTCTATTCTGGTTTCACTCGAGAAAGTAGAGCTGGGATAATTTATCTCCTTTGAGACCCCTAGCTGGGGAATTTATCCGATAGTCAGGAGAATAACATACGACAAGAATGCCAGGGTTGCCAGGGCTAAGCCGTCTCTGACGTTTAGACGCGTGGCTAGGGATAAGCCTTTTAGCTTGGCGCTATCCATGAAGTAAGAATTCACCGGAAAAATACCATGCGACACACTGCTCTCCTTCATGTTTTCTCTGGCCTCACTCAGGCATTTCTGTGCAACGTCAAGTAATGTATTGTCGTTTACCGTTCCTACGGGGTAGTAGTCTACTCCCTGGAACGTCCCAGTCATCACATGAGTATCTGTTGTTCCCACGATGAGGTGATCGACCTCTTTGCCGAGTTCGCGGAAGAGTTTACTCTTGAAATCGGGTGTCATGTTGTTTCCGTCAAAGCTTAGAATGCCTACGGTCTTTCCTCCCACTTCTACCACTACGCACGAGACACCAGCTTTCCCCACGGTAATCCCGTCGCTGTAGCTACTCCACGCGAACCCAGCCTTTATCCGCCCGCGAGCAATCTCCGATGACAGGGACTCCTGTATAGTCTGCTTCACTTCCAGGTAGAGTTCGGGTGAATCTTCGGGGTCATCGGGCAACTGTAGATATTCCCTGCTGATAGAATTATGTAGATCTACTAGTACAACACCCCTACTTTCGAACTCCTCTCTTAGAATTGCTGGTATGTCTTCCATTGGAATCTGGGGGTCGAGGAAGCATAACGTAACACCGTTTGACAGCTTAATTGACAGGCTGTTAACGAGCTTGCCCTGCGCAAAGCCCAGCGTTGCCTCAGTGGACTCCTCGCTTGACGGCGTCACGTCGCAGATAGCGTCGGCGACTCTATCGACTTCGTTGCTTAGAGCGAGGTTCTCTCCGTGTCCTGCCGGTGCCTTGAGGAAGACCGACCGAAGGCACCTCGTAACGACTTTTTCTGGGATCGTGCTACTACCAAGTGTTCTCAACGGTCCTGGGTGAACCCCTGAAACTACTAGCCTACCTAGAACTTCACCGTTGTCCCTGAAGGTAAATACATGTATGGGGATTGTTCGCCTGCTAGAGGAGGCCTTGATGCACTCCTCTATCTTGTTTTTCTCACCGGCTAGAGCGTATCTTAGAAATCCATTGAGAAATTTCAGACCCCCTACTCCGGTTACCTTTCTAACTCTCCTGTCAATGTTGTACAGAACAGGCAATGAGGCAAGGACATAGAGGGATATCTCCACTAACGAGGGGAGGAAAAACTGCGGGTACAGGAAGTACAGAAGAGCCAGGTATGAGGAGAGGAATATTACGAGCGAGGCTTCTCCCGATGTGGCAATAAAGACGAGGAAGGAGAGCAGGACAACGGCTGTCGAGGCAACAACAGGGGTTTTCCTGAGGAGGAT contains these protein-coding regions:
- a CDS encoding DUF2070 family protein; this encodes MTDAKFEGFRRSYKWLFRLPGTCTMVAVVSGTLLLELVLSIAVNYSVQELAKNLLAVFLPYIASHIVDRKILTWRRILGFFTVFLILLLPAILLRKTPVVASTAVVLLSFLVFIATSGEASLVIFLSSYLALLYFLYPQFFLPSLVEISLYVLASLPVLYNIDRRVRKVTGVGGLKFLNGFLRYALAGEKNKIEECIKASSSRRTIPIHVFTFRDNGEVLGRLVVSGVHPGPLRTLGSSTIPEKVVTRCLRSVFLKAPAGHGENLALSNEVDRVADAICDVTPSSEESTEATLGFAQGKLVNSLSIKLSNGVTLCFLDPQIPMEDIPAILREEFESRGVVLVDLHNSISREYLQLPDDPEDSPELYLEVKQTIQESLSSEIARGRIKAGFAWSSYSDGITVGKAGVSCVVVEVGGKTVGILSFDGNNMTPDFKSKLFRELGKEVDHLIVGTTDTHVMTGTFQGVDYYPVGTVNDNTLLDVAQKCLSEARENMKESSVSHGIFPVNSYFMDSAKLKGLSLATRLNVRDGLALATLAFLSYVILLTIG
- the speB gene encoding agmatinase, which codes for MKDFEFYLAPVAPTIFGRKGRAEDGVVVFGVPFDSSSSRMPGQRFAPRRIREVSVELETFSPSLGVSVEELSFYDAGDLPVVTDYVVMQELVAKVVGGLSEAGKLPVALGGDHSITLPIVAKLVEKLGKLLVVVFDAHMDLRDEWPWGVRFSHATVMRRLLEASEKISIAYYSPRAFSEEEYRYAKSSSRIHVLESVEKLKDVVGSSSPVYISLDIDSVDPAFAPGTGTPEPMGLTPREAVTALRTVIEQAGEVVGFDVVEVNPLVDCNDITSLLAAKLVMEFLFWFHSRK
- a CDS encoding VIT1/CCC1 transporter family protein, giving the protein MWLVDKVHQFIHLRIRTPVTASILPKVVRRYIAINLYDGTLLAIGVVVSSMMLNLPPVDTIINGLLIGLSSAVSGFMGAFLIEHAELAREVQELEKHLFISIGRRQVYLAGLVLSLLNALSTPTPIILSLVPFVLAHFGFLSSFLAYITAFAAAFSMLLLLGFWLARIASGNRAKYTLLVISSGAIIVLIDLLLH
- the leuS gene encoding leucine--tRNA ligase, with product MASRDRFPKVDERKRDFLKSIEAKWQRRWAELGVFEADPDPRRPKFFVTFPYPYINSYPHLGTAYTVLRVDIIARFKRMKGYNVLFAQGWHATGGPIVAAALRVREGDPKQIGILKSMGISDEDVEKFKDPEYWVRFFSKGFREDFSRYGLSIDWRREFFTTYLNPPYNKFIQWQYTLLRKKGLITKGSHPVVWCPKEKKVVGDHDRPDEYAGVSPEEVVIVKFRGEDGLTYPCLTYRPETVWGAVNIWVNPDAEYVIAEVDGEKWVLGAYGAEELADQGHSVRVLGRVRGAEFVGHYALNPVTGWRVPVLPATFVAHDTGTGVVMSVPAHAPFDWVALEDLKRDPHFLDRYNVDPSILDAVQPVSLIELGGYGKYPAETVVRKYGVSYQGDRERLEEATREVYSKEFYNGILKTEVYGEKWGGKRVYEVKEDIIKYLVGLGAALRHYTLPRPVYCRCGARTHVKIVKDQWFLRYSDREWKAKAHKCIDSMVFLPAELKQEFHRLVDWYEDWACTHERELGTPLPWDEKWVLESLSDSTIYMAYYTISKYLQHPEVYGIDWEKLDNSLFDYVFLGIGDAKEVSRKLGISTELVEKMREEFLYWYPVNLRVSGKDLVPNHLVFFIMHHVAIFPPEHWPRGIAINGWINVAGEKMSKSKGNFILLREALDYWGADATRLTSAYAGNTGLDDGNFEPEFASRAVDLLYEWYTFAVENYGKGDVEWKFIDKWFESVLNRTLRYVEEEYEKLNTKNVITEGLFNLQNAFKWYLKRRGTPNRELLKRFIELQTLILAPITPHIAEEVWEKIGKGTLIVKERWPEPEAAKINDEVERAERIVQKVLQDIQELLRVIKSESIGEIAIVLPSRWKYDFLNMVNQSFREHGKVQQAIREALSKLDRRYQKEAVKLVEVIVKNTDVLDLLVSPEIEEQTLRDAIRLYEEVTGKRVRVLSEEEARGAPKARQALPARPAIIIQ
- a CDS encoding RsmD family RNA methyltransferase, translated to MSRKYLFKPRPGITVTPGTAKSVLCGASEASIDYGLGRVSVKLEGDHAVFEAETGVFRVSLELLRGLAEWDRVLFVPPSEEPYLVEVRGEHYYKLKYLGELVAPTLEIDGVHMHNIVGTTPTRDAMRKISLLKVKEGEKGLDVCTGLGYTAIEAWRRGAEVVTVEADANVLYVAEHNPFSRQLEKVEIVLGDAFQVLDEMPEEEFDFVLHDPPVFAFAPRLYSREFYLKLTRILKEGGRLFHYTGAPGKHRGIDIQRGVIKRLREAGFAVTRVERGYGVVAVKV
- a CDS encoding DUF211 domain-containing protein; amino-acid sequence: MSKEPSITRILIDALKPRDVTIVEIARSLISLDRISRVEINVAEVDVRTETLKINIAGSNIDLKEVEKILEKHATVIRSIDYVVAEK